One Arthrobacter sp. FW306-07-I genomic window carries:
- a CDS encoding DEAD/DEAH box helicase, whose product MKLVDQLTDLSTPNPAAAVDPDALYTRFVEWTESRGLSLYPAQDEAIMELATGANVILATPTGSGKSLVAIAAHFQAMAQGRRSYYTAPIKALVSEKFFALCDIFGAENVGMITGDSGVNQDAPIICCTAEILANIALREGPAAELGAVIMDEFHFYSDPQRGWAWQVPLLELPQAQFLLMSATLGDVTRFEEGLTALTGRATTTVSSAERPIPLHYYYHQTPVHETLEELLSTRQVPVYVVHFSQLEAIDRAQNLMSINVCTREEKDKIAELIANFRFAAGFGKTLNRLVRHGIGVHHAGMLPKYRRLVEQLAQAGLLKVICGTDTLGVGINVPIRTVLLTALSKYDGVRTRLLNSREFHQIAGRAGRAGYDTAGTVVVQAPEHVIENVKAMAKATAKFGDDQKKLRQVVKKKPPEGFVSWGEPTFKRLVESVPDPLTSSFTVTHAMLMNLMERPGDPFAAARRLLTENHEPRPSQLRLMKKALGIYRELLAAEVIERIPPEEQGPDGRTVRLTVHLQPNFALNQPLSPFALAALDLLDPESPSYALDVVSVIEATLEKPRQILSAQQKKARGEAVAAMKADGIDYDQRMAMLDEVTYPQPLAEILGEAFEVYRKAAPWVGDFELAPKSIVRDMYERAMNFGEFVQFYGLARSEGIVLRYLADAFKALRQTVPQDMLREDLEDLVAWLGELVRQVDSSLLDEWEELASGAAPTPHDAPPPPPPSLTSNIRAFRVMVRNEMFRRVELFADEDSAALGELDGGSGWGAERWEDALDDYFDEHDDIGTGPDARGPALLMITEEPGTWKVRQIFDDPAGNHDWGISAEVDLAESDATGTAMVRVTEVNRL is encoded by the coding sequence ATGAAACTCGTTGACCAGCTGACCGATCTGTCCACTCCCAACCCGGCCGCCGCCGTCGATCCCGACGCCCTTTACACGCGGTTTGTGGAGTGGACGGAAAGCCGGGGCCTGTCGCTGTACCCGGCGCAGGATGAGGCCATCATGGAGCTGGCAACTGGCGCCAACGTCATCCTGGCGACGCCCACAGGCTCGGGTAAATCGCTGGTGGCCATCGCCGCGCACTTCCAAGCCATGGCCCAGGGCCGGCGCAGCTACTACACCGCCCCTATCAAAGCCCTGGTGTCCGAGAAATTCTTCGCACTTTGCGATATTTTCGGCGCCGAGAACGTGGGCATGATCACCGGTGACTCCGGGGTGAACCAGGACGCGCCCATCATCTGCTGCACGGCGGAAATCCTGGCCAACATCGCGCTGCGGGAGGGCCCGGCGGCGGAGCTCGGTGCCGTGATCATGGACGAGTTCCACTTCTACTCCGATCCGCAGCGCGGCTGGGCCTGGCAGGTGCCCCTCCTTGAGCTTCCGCAGGCCCAGTTCCTGCTGATGTCCGCCACGCTTGGCGACGTCACCAGGTTCGAGGAGGGACTGACCGCGCTGACCGGCCGCGCCACCACCACGGTGAGCTCGGCGGAGCGTCCCATTCCGCTGCATTACTACTACCACCAGACTCCCGTCCACGAGACCCTGGAGGAACTGCTGTCCACCCGGCAGGTGCCTGTCTACGTGGTGCACTTTAGCCAGCTCGAAGCGATTGACCGCGCCCAGAACCTGATGAGCATCAACGTGTGCACCCGGGAGGAAAAGGACAAGATCGCGGAGCTGATCGCCAACTTCCGGTTCGCCGCAGGGTTTGGGAAGACGCTGAACAGGCTGGTGCGCCACGGAATCGGCGTGCACCATGCCGGCATGCTGCCAAAGTACCGCCGGCTGGTGGAGCAGCTGGCCCAGGCGGGGCTGCTGAAGGTTATTTGCGGCACGGACACGCTGGGCGTGGGCATCAACGTGCCCATCCGGACGGTGCTGCTCACGGCCCTGAGCAAGTACGACGGCGTCCGCACCCGGCTGCTTAATTCGCGTGAGTTCCACCAGATTGCGGGCCGGGCAGGCCGGGCGGGTTATGACACCGCCGGGACGGTGGTGGTGCAGGCTCCCGAGCACGTGATCGAGAACGTGAAGGCGATGGCCAAGGCCACGGCCAAGTTCGGAGACGACCAAAAGAAGCTGCGCCAGGTGGTGAAAAAGAAACCGCCCGAGGGGTTCGTCTCCTGGGGCGAGCCGACGTTCAAGCGGCTCGTGGAGTCTGTGCCGGATCCGTTGACGTCGAGTTTCACGGTGACGCACGCCATGCTGATGAACCTGATGGAAAGGCCCGGGGATCCGTTCGCGGCGGCCAGGCGGCTGTTGACCGAGAACCATGAGCCACGCCCCTCGCAGCTGCGGCTGATGAAGAAGGCGCTGGGGATCTACCGGGAACTGCTGGCCGCCGAGGTGATCGAGCGGATTCCGCCGGAGGAACAGGGCCCCGATGGCCGCACTGTCCGGCTGACCGTGCACCTGCAGCCAAACTTCGCCCTGAACCAGCCGCTCTCCCCCTTCGCGCTTGCTGCGCTGGACCTCCTTGACCCGGAGTCGCCGTCGTACGCCCTGGATGTGGTGTCCGTGATCGAGGCGACCCTGGAGAAGCCCCGCCAGATTCTCTCCGCGCAGCAGAAGAAGGCCCGCGGCGAAGCGGTGGCCGCCATGAAGGCCGACGGCATCGACTACGACCAGCGGATGGCCATGCTGGATGAGGTGACCTATCCCCAGCCGCTTGCGGAGATCCTGGGTGAAGCGTTCGAGGTGTACCGGAAGGCCGCGCCATGGGTGGGAGACTTTGAGCTCGCGCCCAAGTCGATAGTCCGCGACATGTACGAACGGGCCATGAACTTCGGCGAATTCGTCCAGTTCTACGGCCTGGCCCGGTCCGAAGGGATTGTGCTGCGGTACCTCGCCGACGCCTTCAAGGCGCTGCGCCAGACCGTCCCGCAGGACATGCTCCGGGAGGACCTTGAAGACCTCGTCGCGTGGCTGGGCGAGCTGGTGCGGCAGGTGGACTCCAGCCTCCTGGATGAGTGGGAGGAGCTGGCTTCCGGCGCGGCCCCTACGCCGCACGACGCACCGCCGCCCCCGCCGCCGTCGCTCACGTCCAACATCCGCGCGTTCCGGGTGATGGTGCGCAACGAAATGTTCCGCCGGGTGGAGTTGTTCGCCGATGAGGATTCCGCGGCTTTGGGAGAGCTCGACGGCGGCTCCGGCTGGGGTGCCGAACGCTGGGAGGACGCACTGGACGACTACTTCGACGAACACGACGACATCGGGACGGGTCCCGATGCGCGCGGCCCCGCCCTGCTGATGATCACCGAGGAACCGGGGACCTGGAAGGTCCGCCAGATCTTCGACGATCCGGCGGGCAACCACGACTGGGGGATCTCGGCGGAGGTGGACCTGGCAGAGTCGGATGCGACCGGAACGGCCATGGTCAGGGTCACGGAGGTAAACCGCCTCTGA